CTTATGTTTGTTCAGGTTCCCTAACTggataaaactctttccacaatgggagcagtggtaaggtgtctCTCCAGAGTGTATTCTCTCGTGCTCTTTTAGGTTCCCTAACTTGGTAAAATCCTTTCCACATTGGGCGCAATGGTATGGTTTCTCCCCGGTGTGTGTCCTCTCGTGCTCTTTCAGATTATCTAACAACCTAAAATGCTTTCCACAATGGGAACAGGGGTATGGTTTCTCTCCAGAGTGTATTTTCTTATGTTTGTTCAGGCTCCCTAACTGGGTAAATCTCTTTTCACAATGGGAGCAGTGGTACGGCTTATCTCTAGAGTGTATTATCTCATGCTTTTTTAGGTTCCCTAACTGGGTAAAatcctttccacactgggagcattggtaaggcttctcccccgtgtgtgtcctctcatgctcTTTCAGATTATCTAACAACCTAAAATTCTTTCCACAATGGGTACAGGGGTACGGTTTCTCTCCTGAGTGTATTTTCTTGTGTTTGTTTAGGTTCCCTAACTGGGTAAAACTAATTCCACACTGAGAGCAATGGTAAGGTTTCTCCCCTGAGTGTGTCCTCTCGTGCTCCTTCAGAGTATCTAACAACCTAAAATTCTTTCCACAATGGGAACAGggataaggcttctctccagagtGTATTCGCTTGTGTTTGTTCAGGCTCCCTAACCACATAAAActatttccacactgggagcagtgataaggcttttctcctgtgtgtattctcttatGTTTTTTCAGGCTCCCTAACaaagtaaaactctttccacactgggagcattggaaGGGCTTTTCTCCTACGTGTGTCCTTTTATGCTCTTTCAGCTTCCATGACCACTTAAAACTCATATTACATTGGATGCAGTGGTGTTGTCTCGCAGGTTTGGGAGGCTCTGGGTCTGGTTCCCCTGAAGGACTCTTCCTGCTGTCAGAGTGAGAGGCTGGTCTCTTTCCTGCCAAAAACAAAGAGTATTTGGTTAAAcagagacctgaatgaaacctcATGATTAAACTGTCTTCCTATGAGGTTTAATATAGACTAGATCCCTCATTATAAAACAGTACATTTGGATCGTGGATAATGATTGGTTAATAGCCGTTAGTTATTCATGATGATCCCTGGGTAATgcctgttaacttcttatggctgcgggggcagtattgagtagcttggatgaaaggtgcacagagatgcccagagtaaacggcctgctcctcagtcatagttgctaatatatgcatattattattagtattggatagaaaccactgaagtttctaaaactgtttgaattatgtctgtgagtataacagaactcatatggcaggcaaaaacctgagaaaaaatccaaacaggaagtggaaactctgaggctggtagattttcaaccaagctcccattgaaatcacagcgagatatggatgagttttcacttcctacagcttccactagatgtcaacagtctgtagaactttgtctgatcaCTCTAATGtaaaggggggccgaaggagacaggaatgagtcaccactgccatgacctgaccatgcgcgttcacatgagagggagctccgttccatcgctcatctgaagtcaatgtaattctccggttggaacgttattcaagatttatgttaaaaacatcctaaatattgattcaaatacatcgtttgacatgtttctacggactcttacggaacttttggacgtTTCGTCAGGTTTTAGTAAACGCACttccctgacgttggatttgtataccaaacacgcaacaacaacaaaaaactatttggacataaattatggacattaccgaaaaaaacgaacatttcttgtggaagtgggagtcctgggagtgcatttcgacgaagatcagcaaaggtaagtgaagatgtataatgctttttatgagttttgttgactgcacaatttgggcgggtaactgtatggcttgcttttgtggctgaacgctgttttcagatgattgaatattgtgtttttgccgtaaagcttttttgaaatctgacacagcggttgcattaagaacaagtgtatctttaattctgtgtaaaacatgtatctttcatcaaagtgtatgatgagtatttctgttattagacgtggctctctgcaatttctccggatattttggaggcatttctgaacatggcgccaatgtaaaacatgaacttaatcgaacaagacatatatttattgtgtaacatgaagtcctatgagtgtcatctgatgaagatcatcaaaggttagtgattcattttatctctatttgtgctttttgtggcTTTTCTCTTTGGCAagaaaaatggctgaatttttctttgagttggtggtgacctaacaatcgtttgtggtgcttttcgccgaaaagcctatttgaaatcggacacttttggtgggattaacaacaagattacctttaaaatgatataagacacgtGTATGTTTGAGgagttttaattatgagatttctgttgtttgaatttggcgccctgcactttcactggctgttgtcatatcgatcccgttaccgggtttgcagccataagaagttaacagttGTATTTGAATTATCCCTATACATCCACTGTCCCAAGGCCAAGCCgggcaatttataaactaatctccactggaaaaagcatctagacattattacCCCGTTCTTCTAGTCTAGCAGTTGGTTTGTAACAGAGGGGATTTGTATCAACTTTGCCATCTGCCTCTCGGACCTCTGAAAGTCATTTTGTAGGTAAAACAAAACATGTATAGAACTTATTTTGGTGATTTATTATTGAATAGAAATTTCTAATTGAATTTCCCTGTTGGTTTGCTACTAGAATGGAACATAAAAGTGAGACTGCACTTCCTGATTGGGCCTTGTGTTTTTAATCAATGCTCGTTAAGACGGGCTAGCGGCCCGTGACTGAGGCCAAACAACGGTTGTCTTGGGGGTGTTATTTGATGTTTCTTGGGTGTATTTGACATTCAAATCACAACAGACGAGGGCAGTAGTGAGTGAAATGAGGTAAGCTAACTTTGCTGGAGAGAATAAAGTTTTGAAGTTGAGGACTTCTCCCCTTCTCACTGACTCGCCATCTCTAATTCAGTTCTATGTGTAGGCTAAAGGCTAGACCTTGTGTTTAGCCAAgctgacagcagctagctagcataactTGGTGATAGCTAACAGCTGGCTATCCTCTCTAGCTGATATTTCCCTGTTAaatcagctagctagcatagcttggtgATAGCTAACAGCTGGCTATCCTCTCTAGCTGATATTTCCCTGTTAAATCAGCTAgctgacagcagctagctagcatagcttggtgATAGCTAACAGCTGGCTATCCTCTCTAGCTGATATTTCCCTGTTAAATCAGTTAgctgacagcagctagctagcatagcttggtgATAGCTAACAGCTGGCTATCCTCTCTAGCTCATATTTCCCTGTTAAATCAGTTAgctgacagcagctagctagcatagcttggtgATAGCTAACAGCTGGCTATCCTCTCTAGCTGATATTTCCCTGTTAAATCAGTTAgctgacagcagctagctagcatagcttggtgATAGCTAACAGCTGGCTATCCTCTCTAGCTCATATTTCCCTGTAAAAGTAGTTAgctgacagcagctagctagcatagcttggtgATAGCTGCAGCTGGCTATCCTCTCTAGCTGATATTTCTGTTAAATCAGTTAgctgacagcagctagctagcatagcttggtgATAGCTAACAGCTGGCTATCCTATCTAGCTAATATTTCTGTTAAATCA
The DNA window shown above is from Salvelinus fontinalis isolate EN_2023a chromosome 40, ASM2944872v1, whole genome shotgun sequence and carries:
- the LOC129839836 gene encoding zinc finger protein 135-like; protein product: MSLLRYTENCLTEKGKLMEEETVTVKKEVEGEAVTVKEEEEEAFSVKEEDVTVKEEEDAVFVMEEGEMTVTVKEEEDVIGVKEEEEGEITVTLEEDEEEQKTGELINTRKYRKRPASHSDSRKSPSGEPDPEPPKPARQHHCIQCNMSFKWSWKLKEHKRTHVGEKPFQCSQCGKSFTLLGSLKKHKRIHTGEKPYHCSQCGNSFMWLGSLNKHKRIHSGEKPYPCSHCGKNFRLLDTLKEHERTHSGEKPYHCSQCGISFTQLGNLNKHKKIHSGEKPYPCTHCGKNFRLLDNLKEHERTHTGEKPYQCSQCGKDFTQLGNLKKHEIIHSRDKPYHCSHCEKRFTQLGSLNKHKKIHSGEKPYPCSHCGKHFRLLDNLKEHERTHTGEKPYHCAQCGKDFTKLGNLKEHERIHSGETPYHCSHCGKSFIQLGNLNKHKRIHSAEKPYPCSHCGKSFTQLGNLNKHKIIHSAEKP